A genomic stretch from Solanum stenotomum isolate F172 chromosome 8, ASM1918654v1, whole genome shotgun sequence includes:
- the LOC125874394 gene encoding agamous-like MADS-box protein AGL8 homolog: protein MGRGRVQLKRIENKINRQVTFSKRRSGLLKKAHEISVLCDAEVGLIVFSTKGKLFEYANDSCMERLLERYERYSFAERQLVPTDHTSPGSWTLEHAKLKARLEVLQRNQKHYVGEDLESLTMKELQNLEHQLDSALKHIRSRKNQLMHESISLLQKQDRALQEQNNQLSKKVKEREKEVAQQNQWDQQNHEINSSTFVLPQQLDSPHLGEAYQNTNVVDNGEVEGGNSSQQQGAANNTVMPQWMLRHLNG from the exons ATGGGAAGAGGAAGAGTCCAGTTGAAGCGAATAGAGAACAAAATTAACCGTCAAGTGACTTTCTCGAAACGTCGATCTGGTTTGCTGAAGAAAGCTCATGAGATCTCTGTGCTTTGTGATGCTGAGGTTGGTTTGATTGTTTTTTCCACTAAAGGAAAACTCTTTGAATATGCCAATGATTCATG CATGGAGAGGTTACTTGAAAGATATGAAAGATACTCATTTGCTGAGAGGCAGCTTGTTCCTACTGATCATACATCCCCG GGAAGCTGGACTCTGGAACATGCAAAACTTAAGGCCAGACTTGAGGTTCTGCAGAGGAACCAAAA GCATTATGTGGGAGAAGATTTGGAGTCGTTAACTATGAAAGAACTTCAGAATCTTGAACACCAGCTTGATTCTGCTCTTAAACACATTCGATCAAGAAAG AACCAATTGATGCATGAGTCCATTTCTTTGCTTCAAAAACAG GACAGAGCATTGCAGGAGCAAAACAACCAGCTTTCCAAGAag GTGAAGGAGAGGGAGAAAGAAGTGGCACAGCAAAATCAGTGGGATCAGCAGAACCATGAAATCAACTCATCTACATTTGTTTTGCCACAACAATTGGACTCTCCTCACCTTGG GGAAGCATACCAGAATACTAATGTAGTAGATAATGGAGAAGTGGAAGGAGGTAATTCTTCACAGCAGCAAGGTGCAGCTAATAATACTGTGATGCCACAGTGGATGCTTCGCCATCTTAATGGTTAA